From the Ilumatobacteraceae bacterium genome, the window TATCTGGTCGGCACCTTCCCGAGTGCGACGCTCGTCGCCTCGGCGAACGGCATCGACATCCGACAGGTCGGGTCGGGCAACCCGGGCGCGTCGAACGTCACCAGGGTGCTCGGTTGGCGCCGTGGCATGTGGGTGTTCGTCCTCGACGCGGCGAAGGGTGCGCTGACCGCAGGGGCCGGGTTGCTCGTCGCGGGCCGTCCGGCCGGGTACGTGCTCGGTGGCGCCGCCGTCATCGGTCACGTGTTCCCGGTGTGGAACCGCTTCCGCGGCGGCAAGGGGGTGGCGACCGGCGGCGGCATCTTCGCCTCGCTGTCTCCGCTGGTGTTCGCCCTCCTCGTCGCGCTCTGGTTCCTCATCTCGAGGGCGACCAAGACCGCCTCACTGGCCTCGCTCGTGATCGTCATCCTCCTCCCGATCGGCGTGGGCATCGTGCGTCAGGAGCTGTGGGAGGTGATCGCGACCATCGCCGTCAGCACGCTCGTGATGGCGAGACACCTCGGCAACATCAAGCGGCTGGTCACCCGCCGCGAGCACGCGATCGGCTAACGGCGGTCCCGGTCAGAACAGCGCCCGCAGGAGCGGCGTGAGATCGAGTTCGTCGAGCGCCGGCAGTTGCACGTCGACGGCGTCGTGGAGCAGGTGCTGCCAGAACTCGTACCGGAAGAAGTGACGGCCCTCGCGCACCACGTAGTTCAGGAGGAAGAAGCGGTACGCCTCGCCGAGGAACCGCACCTCGCCCTCGGTCAGCGGGAAGGCATCGTGGTACGCCTTGAGGAACATCTGGAAACGCGGTTCGAGCAGGGTGTGCGAGCCGTACGTGAAGACCGAACGGTCGCCGGTCCGGGACGACACTCGCGAGAGGAAGTAGAAGTCGAGGAGGCGCGACTCGAGACGGAACCAGTCGTAGTCCCATCGGGAGAACATCCGGAAGGAGTCGGGATCGGCCGGATCGGTCTCGACCGAGAAGTTCCCCAGGTTCCAGTCGACGAGCACCGGGATCTTCGGCCAGTAGTCGTACCCCGACTCG encodes:
- the plsY gene encoding glycerol-3-phosphate 1-O-acyltransferase PlsY, yielding MPLAYLVGTFPSATLVASANGIDIRQVGSGNPGASNVTRVLGWRRGMWVFVLDAAKGALTAGAGLLVAGRPAGYVLGGAAVIGHVFPVWNRFRGGKGVATGGGIFASLSPLVFALLVALWFLISRATKTASLASLVIVILLPIGVGIVRQELWEVIATIAVSTLVMARHLGNIKRLVTRREHAIG